A region of the Acetoanaerobium noterae genome:
CAAAAGTAAGCACAGCTGTTAATCTTCCAGAGAAATGTCCTCCTCCTCTATAATCACTGTACCCTTTGTATTTCATATAGCCTGTATAATCTGCATGGCCTGGTCTCATTAGATTTTTAGTTTTTTCATAATCGCTCGAGTGCTGATTTGAATTTCTAATTTCAAAAGCTATAGGAGCACCAGTTGTAATTCCATTAAAAACACCACTTAATATTTCAGCCTTATCAGCTTCTTTTCTAGGTGTGGACATATCATTTTGTCCTGGCATTCTTCTTTTCATAACAGCTTCTATATAGTTCATATCAAGCTTAACCCCAGGCAGGATTCCATCTATTACTCCGCCTATAGCAACTCCATGCGATTCTCCAAATATAGTAAGTTTTAATTTAGTTCCCAGTGTCGTACTCATTAATATCTGCTCCTAACGTTTTAAAGTCTTCCCAAAAATGCGGATAGGATTTAGAAACTGCTTCAGCTCCTGATATTTCTACTTCAAATTGACATCTTATAGAAGCTATAGCCATGGCCATAGCGATTCTATGATCATTCCAGCTACTGAGTTTTCCTCCAGTAAGCTGAGTTTTTCCATTTATAATAATAGAATCCTCAAGCTCTGTAATATCTGCTCCTAGCTTTGATAACTCACTAACTGTAGACTTGATTCTATCAGATTCCTTAATCCTAAGTCTTGATGCATTGATGATTCTAGTTTCTCCCTCACTCACAGATGCCATAACACAAATTGCTGGAATTATATCTGGAATCTGAGAAGCATCTATTACCATTGATTTTAAATGCCCAGAGTTTACCTCAAGTTGTCCATCTTCAAGCTTTTTAATATCTGCTCCCATAGCTTTTGCTATATCTATAATTTTTTTATCTGCTTGAAGAGATTCTAGATTTACATCATTGCATACTATTTTATCTCCAATAGCTCCAGCTACTATCCAAAATGCTGCTTGCGAAAAATCGCCCTCAACTTTGTATTCTCTAGCTTTGTAAGCTTGATTTCCCTTTATATAAAATTCTTTATACTCTTTATTTTCTATCAATATCCCAAAGGCTTTTAGCGTATCAATTGTCATATCAACATACCCTTTAGATTCTAAATCTGTCGTGATAATTATCTTTGAATCAGAATCTAATAGTGGAAGCACAAACATAAGCCCAGTTATAAACTGAGAGCTTATATCCCCACGAAGCTCAAATTCTCCTGCCATTAATTTTCCGTTTATTACTAGAGGCAGTTTATTTTCTTCATTCCTATAGGATATATTTTGTTTATCAAAAATCTCATAATATACATCAAGAGGTCTTTCTACAAGCTTGCCTTTACCTGTAAACTTAACCTCTTCATCCATTAATCCTGCAAAAGGAATTAAAAATCTAAGAGTAGAGCCAGACTCAT
Encoded here:
- the aroA gene encoding 3-phosphoshikimate 1-carboxyvinyltransferase, which translates into the protein MNEQVLRCILEKYQYISLKNLNSFVYSMNRKEVAMPKKTVTIIPKKLSGEISIPPSKSMSHRAIIAASLSDGMSKIANVILSDDILATINAMKNFGVEIEVQDNAGLRKTVIIKGNKNLVYTGNDIYCNESGSTLRFLIPFAGLMDEEVKFTGKGKLVERPLDVYYEIFDKQNISYRNEENKLPLVINGKLMAGEFELRGDISSQFITGLMFVLPLLDSDSKIIITTDLESKGYVDMTIDTLKAFGILIENKEYKEFYIKGNQAYKAREYKVEGDFSQAAFWIVAGAIGDKIVCNDVNLESLQADKKIIDIAKAMGADIKKLEDGQLEVNSGHLKSMVIDASQIPDIIPAICVMASVSEGETRIINASRLRIKESDRIKSTVSELSKLGADITELEDSIIINGKTQLTGGKLSSWNDHRIAMAMAIASIRCQFEVEISGAEAVSKSYPHFWEDFKTLGADINEYDTGN